Proteins found in one Bacteroidales bacterium genomic segment:
- the purB gene encoding adenylosuccinate lyase, producing MNFDQLNAISPVDGRYSDKTRPLQDYFSEAALIRYRLRVEVEYFISLCQLPLPQLQDVEHVVFEQLRSVYREFSIEEAHRVKAIEKITNHDVKAVEYLLKEKFDEMGLGSYREFIHFGLTSQDINNTAVPISMKEAWENELLPNFEKLVKKLQVLSEEWKNIPMLARTHGQPASPTLLGKEILVFVVRLEKQLRLLQTIPFSGKFGGATGNFNAHKVAYPSINWIEFADNFLNKTLGIHRQSVTTQIEHYDDMAAFFDGLKRINTILIDLNRDLWSYISMDYFKQKIKQGEIGSSAMPHKVNPIDFENSEGNLGFANAIFEHLSVKLPVSRLQRDLTDSTVSRNTGVPFAHTLIAWQSLQKGLDKLVLNEEKLHNDLEDNWVVVSEAIQTILRRENYPNPYEALKDLTRNNQRIFKDDLHRFIESLEISDELKDELKQISPFNYTGINLMG from the coding sequence ATGAACTTCGATCAATTAAACGCCATTTCGCCGGTTGACGGAAGGTACAGCGATAAAACCAGGCCGCTTCAGGATTATTTTTCAGAGGCTGCACTGATCAGGTACCGCCTTCGTGTTGAGGTTGAGTATTTCATCAGCTTGTGCCAGCTTCCGCTTCCGCAGCTTCAGGATGTGGAACATGTTGTTTTTGAGCAACTCAGGTCTGTTTACAGGGAATTTTCGATTGAAGAGGCACATCGGGTAAAAGCGATCGAAAAGATCACCAACCATGATGTTAAGGCTGTGGAATACCTGCTGAAGGAAAAATTTGATGAAATGGGGCTTGGAAGCTACCGGGAGTTCATTCATTTCGGGTTAACATCCCAGGACATCAACAATACGGCTGTTCCAATTTCGATGAAAGAAGCATGGGAAAATGAGTTGCTTCCAAATTTTGAGAAACTGGTGAAAAAACTGCAGGTACTGTCTGAAGAATGGAAAAACATACCGATGCTTGCCCGAACCCACGGTCAACCGGCATCGCCGACTTTGCTCGGTAAGGAAATCCTTGTTTTTGTTGTCAGGCTGGAAAAGCAGCTAAGATTACTTCAAACCATTCCGTTCTCGGGAAAATTCGGAGGAGCTACCGGCAATTTTAATGCACACAAAGTGGCTTATCCTTCAATAAACTGGATTGAATTTGCTGACAATTTCCTAAATAAAACACTGGGAATTCATCGGCAATCAGTTACCACACAAATCGAACATTACGACGATATGGCCGCTTTCTTCGATGGTTTGAAGCGCATTAACACTATCCTGATTGACCTGAACCGCGATTTATGGAGCTATATTTCCATGGATTATTTCAAGCAAAAAATCAAGCAGGGTGAAATAGGCTCATCAGCCATGCCACACAAAGTCAACCCTATTGATTTTGAAAATTCGGAAGGCAACCTGGGGTTTGCCAATGCTATCTTTGAGCATTTATCTGTCAAACTCCCGGTTTCAAGGCTTCAGCGTGACCTCACCGACTCCACAGTAAGCCGTAATACCGGCGTTCCTTTTGCTCATACACTGATCGCCTGGCAATCGCTGCAAAAAGGACTTGATAAACTGGTTTTAAACGAAGAGAAACTTCATAACGACCTCGAAGATAATTGGGTAGTGGTTTCCGAAGCCATTCAAACTATTCTGCGTCGCGAAAATTACCCCAATCCTTATGAAGCCCTGAAAGATCTCACACGAAATAATCAGCGGATTTTCAAGGATGACCTTCACAGATTTATCGAATCCCTTGAAATTTCTGATGAACTAAAAGATGAACTGAAACAAATCAGCCCGTTCAATTATACCGGAATAAACCTGATGGGGTAG
- a CDS encoding PLP-dependent transferase: MKDAKNLGFLTRQVHAGEFDDPLGSATVPIYQTSTFKFKSADHGAACFSGEESGYIYTRLGNPTIEALEKAVANLEHGFAGIATSSGMAAITTVYLAFLGKGKHIVSHNSLYGPARGVMETVFSRFGVEYSYVDTTDIENVRKAIRPETTMIYTETPANPTIGITDLKALATLAHEHGIPLVVDNTFCSPYLQRPIELGADVVVHSMTKFINGHADIVAGMIISANEKYHKLIKPVMTNMGCNMDPHQAYMVHRGLKTLGLRIDRAQESAMKIAEYLENHPKVAWVKYPGLQSHPQYELAKQQMDGPGSMISFELKGGLAAGKRMMDNVRLILLAVSLGGVESLIQHPASMTHSKISHEKKIEAGITDGLVRFAVGIENVEDIIADLDQALEKA; this comes from the coding sequence ATGAAAGACGCAAAAAATCTTGGTTTTCTCACCAGGCAGGTTCATGCCGGCGAGTTTGACGATCCGCTGGGAAGTGCCACCGTACCGATTTATCAGACTTCCACATTTAAATTTAAGAGCGCCGACCACGGCGCCGCTTGCTTTTCTGGTGAAGAAAGCGGGTATATTTACACTCGTTTGGGAAACCCGACCATTGAAGCCCTTGAAAAAGCCGTTGCAAACCTTGAACACGGTTTTGCCGGAATTGCTACCTCCTCCGGAATGGCTGCCATTACCACTGTTTATCTTGCTTTTCTTGGAAAAGGAAAACACATCGTCAGCCACAATTCATTGTATGGCCCGGCCAGGGGAGTTATGGAAACTGTTTTCTCCCGCTTCGGCGTTGAATATTCGTATGTTGATACAACTGACATCGAAAATGTTCGCAAAGCCATTCGCCCTGAAACCACAATGATTTACACCGAAACACCCGCCAATCCGACAATTGGCATCACCGACCTGAAAGCGCTGGCAACACTTGCTCATGAACATGGCATTCCGCTGGTGGTGGACAATACTTTTTGCAGCCCCTATCTTCAGCGACCAATCGAATTAGGTGCAGACGTCGTGGTTCATTCCATGACGAAATTCATCAATGGCCATGCGGACATTGTTGCCGGGATGATCATTTCAGCAAATGAAAAATACCACAAACTGATCAAACCGGTGATGACCAATATGGGCTGTAATATGGACCCCCACCAGGCTTACATGGTACATCGTGGATTGAAAACCCTCGGCCTTCGCATTGATCGTGCTCAGGAATCAGCAATGAAAATTGCGGAATATCTTGAAAATCACCCGAAAGTGGCCTGGGTTAAATATCCCGGTCTTCAGTCACACCCTCAGTATGAATTGGCTAAACAACAGATGGATGGCCCGGGTTCGATGATATCTTTTGAGTTGAAAGGCGGTTTGGCTGCAGGTAAACGGATGATGGACAACGTACGTTTGATTTTACTTGCAGTTTCTTTAGGTGGCGTGGAATCGCTGATTCAGCACCCTGCATCAATGACTCATTCCAAAATCTCACACGAGAAAAAGATCGAAGCCGGGATTACTGACGGACTTGTCAGATTTGCCGTTGGAATTGAAAATGTGGAAGATATCATTGCCGATCTTGACCAGGCGCTGGAAAAAGCATAG